One segment of Indicator indicator isolate 239-I01 chromosome 23, UM_Iind_1.1, whole genome shotgun sequence DNA contains the following:
- the EGR4 gene encoding early growth response protein 4, with product MLNVMDFSCPDPLYSKYEENCEMKPGDLQGLGQPEQQLLAEADFLGGELLGTPMNTGAVDYSLLGSQPSPSLSYTGSFFIKAVPEHPQDQESLFNLMSGILGISPFASSEGHQRHLDSLYPCPEVAQSQLDLYTTCQPEMSGSTQTPFPEQGYGSFPSVEGAQPLQAQPTLGDTSQCFFQPKLLDSKQDIKLPSGSPPLDKFKASCAQWEPVTQHQAYLPTGYHSPEAFPTAESSQGLFHLLGSKMESVLSVSCQSELGSLAEDAACFSTQLGFSCEPENFPARGDFTDTKIHNLPPPLMPEFDTSLAQPEVLPGLISSTELLHPHPSPSVPPADFLGHSTSSSIPPLLPTNPPALAEPKKKTRRTKCSSKCFCPKPHEKAFACPVENCIRSFARSDELNRHLRIHTGHKPFQCRICLRNFSRSDHLTTHIRTHTGEKPFSCDTCGRRFARSDEKKRHSKVHLKQKARTEEKLKGLGFFSVGLSFGTL from the exons ATGCTGAACGTTATGGATTTCTCCTGCCCGGATCCGCTTTACTCCAAGTACGAGGAGAACTGCGAGATGAAGCCCGGGGATCTGCAGGGCTTGGGGCAGCCTGAGCAGCAACTTCTGGCAGAGGCTGATTTCCTGGGGG gtgagctgctgggcacCCCGATGAACACTGGGGCTGTGGATTACTCCCTGCTGGGCAGCCAGCCCTCCCCTTCGCTCAGCTACACTGGCAGCTTCTTCATCAAGGCGGTTCCAGAACATCCCCAGGACCAGGAATCCCTCTTCAACCTGATGTCTGGCATCCTGGGCATCTCCCCCTTCGCCTCCTCTGAGGGCCACCAAAGGCACTTGGACTCTCTTTACCCCTGTCCTGAGGTGGCTCAGAGCCAGCTGGACCTTTACACCACCTGCCAGCCTGAAATGAGCGGATCCACCCAAACgcccttcccagagcagggctATGGCAGCTTCCCCTCGGTGGAGGGTGCTCAGCCCCTCCAGGCACAACCCACCTTAGGAGACACCTCGCAGTGTTTCTTCCAGCCCAAGCTCCTGGACAGCAAGCAGGACATCAAGCTGCCCTCTGGTTCTCCACCCCTGGACAAGTTTAAAGCCTCCTGTGCCCAGTGGGAGCCTGTCACGCAGCATCAGGCCTACTTGCCCACTGGCTACCATTCTCCAGAAGCCTTCcccactgcagagagcagccaggggcTGTTCCACTTGCTGGGCTCCAAGATGGAGAGCGTCTTGTCCGTCAGCTGCCAGTCAGAGCttggcagcctggcagaggaTGCTGCCTGCTTCAGCACCCAGCTGGGCTTCAGCTGCGAGCCAGAAAACTTCCCAGCCCGCGGGGACTTCACTGACACCAAGATCCACAACCTTCCTCCTCCATTAATGCCGGAGTTTGACACCTCCTTGGCCCAGCCTGAAGTCCTGCCGGGTCTGATCAGCTCTACTGAGCTGCTGCATCCTCACCCCTCACCCTCTGTCCCCCCGGCAGACTTTCTGGGCCACTCCACCTCTTCTTCcatccctcccctgctgcccaccaaccctcctgccctggctgagcCCAAGAAGAAGACCCGCCGGACCAAGTGCTCTTCCAAATGCTTCTGCCCGAAGCCCCATGAGAAGGCTTTTGCCTGCCCGGTGGAGAACTGCATCCGGAGCTTCGCCCGCTCGGATGAGCTCAACAGGCACCTGCGCATCCATACCGGCCACAAACCCTTCCAGTGCCGCATCTGCCTGAGGAACTTCAGCCGCAGCGACCACCTCACCACCCACATCCGCACCCACACCGGTGAGAAGCCCTTCTCCTGCGACACCTGCGGCCGCCGCTTCGCCAGGAGCGACGAGAAGAAGCGGCACAGCAAGGTCCACCTGAAGCAGAAGGCCCGGACTGAGGAGAAGCTCAAAGGTTTGGGGTTCTTCTCAGTAGGGCTCTCCTTTGGGACACTGTGA